From the genome of Halictus rubicundus isolate RS-2024b chromosome 2, iyHalRubi1_principal, whole genome shotgun sequence, one region includes:
- the Obp10 gene encoding odorant binding protein 10 isoform X3 has product MRLLVILPLLALCLSQPGIVHCGKRPSFVSDKMIAKAASVVNACQTQTDVATVDIEAVRNGKWPESRQLKCYMYCLWEQFGLVDDKRDLSLNGMLTFFHRIPAYRTEVQGAIRTCKELAEGDNCEYAYAFNKCYALLSPRTYYLF; this is encoded by the exons ATGAGGCTTTTGGTGATCCTCCCTCTGCTGGCTCTCTGCTTGAGCCAGCCGGGAATCGTTCATTGCGGG AAGCGGCCGAGTTTCGTCTCCGACAAGATGATCGCGAAAGCGGCAAGCGTGGTGAACGCTTGTCAAACGCAGACCGACGTAGCCACAG TGGATATTGAGGCGGTTAGGAATGGCAAATGGCCGGAATCGCGACAACTTAAG TGTTACATGTACTGCCTCTGGGAGCAATTCGGTCTGGTCGACGACAAAAGGGACCTCAGTTTAAACGGTATGCTCACGTTTTTCCACAGAATACCAGCATATAGAACGGAAGTCCAAGGAGCGATCAGGACGTGCAAGGAGCTCG cGGAAGGAGACAACTGCGAGTACGCGTACGCGTTCAACAAATGTTACGCTTTATTATCCCCACGG ACTTACTACCTGTTTTAA
- the Obp10 gene encoding odorant binding protein 10 isoform X1 yields the protein MRLLVILPLLALCLSQPGIVHCGKRPSFVSDKMIAKAASVVNACQTQTDVATVDIEAVRNGKWPESRQLKCYMYCLWEQFGLVDDKRDLSLNGMLTFFHRIPAYRTEVQGAIRTCKELGKYFAEGDNCEYAYAFNKCYALLSPRTYYLF from the exons ATGAGGCTTTTGGTGATCCTCCCTCTGCTGGCTCTCTGCTTGAGCCAGCCGGGAATCGTTCATTGCGGG AAGCGGCCGAGTTTCGTCTCCGACAAGATGATCGCGAAAGCGGCAAGCGTGGTGAACGCTTGTCAAACGCAGACCGACGTAGCCACAG TGGATATTGAGGCGGTTAGGAATGGCAAATGGCCGGAATCGCGACAACTTAAG TGTTACATGTACTGCCTCTGGGAGCAATTCGGTCTGGTCGACGACAAAAGGGACCTCAGTTTAAACGGTATGCTCACGTTTTTCCACAGAATACCAGCATATAGAACGGAAGTCCAAGGAGCGATCAGGACGTGCAAGGAGCTCGGTAAATATTTTG cGGAAGGAGACAACTGCGAGTACGCGTACGCGTTCAACAAATGTTACGCTTTATTATCCCCACGG ACTTACTACCTGTTTTAA
- the Obp10 gene encoding odorant binding protein 10 isoform X2: MRLLVILPLLALCLSQPGIVHCGRPSFVSDKMIAKAASVVNACQTQTDVATVDIEAVRNGKWPESRQLKCYMYCLWEQFGLVDDKRDLSLNGMLTFFHRIPAYRTEVQGAIRTCKELGKYFAEGDNCEYAYAFNKCYALLSPRTYYLF, translated from the exons ATGAGGCTTTTGGTGATCCTCCCTCTGCTGGCTCTCTGCTTGAGCCAGCCGGGAATCGTTCATTGCGGG CGGCCGAGTTTCGTCTCCGACAAGATGATCGCGAAAGCGGCAAGCGTGGTGAACGCTTGTCAAACGCAGACCGACGTAGCCACAG TGGATATTGAGGCGGTTAGGAATGGCAAATGGCCGGAATCGCGACAACTTAAG TGTTACATGTACTGCCTCTGGGAGCAATTCGGTCTGGTCGACGACAAAAGGGACCTCAGTTTAAACGGTATGCTCACGTTTTTCCACAGAATACCAGCATATAGAACGGAAGTCCAAGGAGCGATCAGGACGTGCAAGGAGCTCGGTAAATATTTTG cGGAAGGAGACAACTGCGAGTACGCGTACGCGTTCAACAAATGTTACGCTTTATTATCCCCACGG ACTTACTACCTGTTTTAA
- the Obp11 gene encoding odorant binding protein 11: MKAVTEFGFILSCILILRFGLERVHGLTDLEDFKRMTAPTRKRCIAETKTTLQAVEDTEYGQFPEDDRLKCYFKCALQRFGMMDATGKIQYNLLKKVVPDPFKDVFNEMIDSCTEETGKDNCDKAFNFMKCMFYVNPTAFRTP, translated from the exons ATGAAAGCCGTAACGGAGTTCGGTTTCATTTTATCGTGCATCCTGATCTTGAGATTCGGTCTCGAACGCGTCCATGGTCTG ACCGATCTGGAGGACTTCAAGAGAATGACGGCTCCCACGAGGAAACGATGCATCGCGGAAACTAAAACTACCCTTC AAGCCGTCGAAGATACCGAATACGGACAGTTCCCGGAAGATGATCGGCTGAAGTGCTACTTCAAATGCGCTCTTCAAAGATTTGGCATG ATGGACGCGACTGGTAAGATCCAATACAATCTACTGAAAAAGGTAGTACCGGATCCGTTCAAAGACGTCTTCAACGAAATGATTGACAGTTGCACCGAAGAAA CTGGAAAAGATAATTGCGACAAGGCATTTAATTTCATGAAGTGTATGTTCTACGTGAATCCCACG GCCTTTAGAACCCCCTGA
- the LOC143365852 gene encoding CXXC motif containing zinc binding protein: MVKIALQIKVTMENVAELRPSGPEFRWYMKLVCSNCREESDKWNYMSLSETVSAPKGHGISHYVSKCKLCSRENSMTILEDFVKPFVARDQDGFQSIAVFDCRGLEPCDFSPRVGWTVKAIDDGTEFTDVDLTEGEWGEYCQKIDKSIWIYEIEHRFARIK; the protein is encoded by the coding sequence ATGGTAAAGATAGCGTTGCAAATCAAAGTTACAATGGAAAACGTGGCGGAACTAAGACCCTCTGGGCCCGAGTTTCGTTGGTATATGAAGTTAGTTTGCTCGAATTGCCGCGAAGAATCCGATAAGTGGAATTACATGTCTTTGAGCGAGACTGTTTCAGCCCCGAAAGGACACGGCATCAGCCACTACGTGAGCAAATGCAAACTCTGCTCGCGCGAGAACTCTATGACGATTTTGGAAGATTTTGTGAAACCGTTTGTCGCGCGCGATCAAGACGGCTTTCAGAGTATAGCGGTGTTCGACTGTCGAGGTCTCGAACCCTGTGATTTTTCGCCGCGAGTAGGATGGACCGTTAAAGCCATCGACGACGGTACAGAATTCACGGACGTGGATTTGACGGAAGGCGAATGGGGCGAATATTGTCAGAAGATTGACAAATCCATATGGATTTACGAAATCGAGCATAGGTTCGCGAGAATCAAATAA